From a region of the Halomonas sp. HL-93 genome:
- a CDS encoding RidA family protein codes for MSNKAVINTEKAPAAIGPYSQAIKAGNTVYLSGQIPLDPATMEIVSDDFETQARQVFTNLQAVCEEAAGTLGDVVKLNLYLVDLDNFAIVNKVMEEFFSMPFPARAAVGVKALPKGSQVEAEAVMVIGD; via the coding sequence ATGAGCAACAAAGCTGTTATCAACACTGAAAAAGCTCCCGCCGCTATCGGCCCTTACTCTCAGGCGATTAAGGCAGGCAATACCGTGTATCTGTCGGGCCAGATTCCCCTCGACCCGGCCACCATGGAGATCGTCTCCGACGATTTCGAAACGCAGGCACGTCAAGTGTTTACCAATTTACAGGCGGTATGTGAAGAAGCCGCCGGCACGCTGGGCGATGTCGTCAAGCTGAACCTCTACCTGGTCGATTTAGATAATTTCGCGATTGTGAACAAGGTAATGGAAGAGTTCTTTTCAATGCCGTTTCCAGCTCGCGCCGCGGTGGGCGTTAAAGCCTTGCCGAAAGGTAGTCAGGTAGAAGCCGAAGCCGTCATGGTGATTGGCGATTAA